One Bacteroidota bacterium DNA segment encodes these proteins:
- a CDS encoding DUF3857 domain-containing protein gives MKRVYIIAFLFILVMSDRGFTQNSPEDATYRLLVKEYTLNADGSSDFRLYKEVLLNTHRAFHRDQGETFIVYNPEYQALKINDSYTVMADGKKVVTPANAFNEVLPRFAAQVPDYNHLREMVVTHTGLEIGAVIYLDYSIHTKKGFMPAFMGDESLIGEAPVNEMRLIVHIPADKQLMQKTFNIRTAPEEATANGMKTYTWVFRNLPAEKWDSHQDHSMDPRVIFSTEDLKRAYFSIVKQDAFTFMTPPELAAIAAEIAKAEGDNLKTIMKLQAIVSKDLNTWNVPGIYNGFQCRTPQEVWKSNGGTPMEKSVLLASLLMNAGINARPLMVFPSKFYDPSVACLSLAESFLVQINPRETEQWILSATGTGDRNLRYDLPGQTLLLLDGSAESLRTFEYPLETAIVNLGAGLVIQDTARMTGTMTLELTRQFNPYYRLKNDAGQAAGLISGVSKSNIKNSEVKKLSESKSLTTYELECDKPFRGYAGYFYLNLPESREGFESWNIRFLSAYRDGTYVLPDLLDQTNEYSIVFPESIELLSPLQNSELDYSFGKLTITMKLKGNELLIKKQLLIRERIIRQADYQDLRNMVNVWINPGLRELVFRSRTY, from the coding sequence ATGAAAAGAGTATACATCATAGCATTTTTATTCATTCTTGTGATGAGCGACCGGGGATTCACACAAAACAGCCCCGAAGATGCAACTTATCGTTTACTTGTTAAGGAGTACACACTGAATGCGGACGGAAGCAGTGATTTCAGGCTCTACAAAGAGGTACTTCTGAATACCCACCGGGCCTTTCACCGCGATCAGGGTGAGACATTTATTGTTTACAATCCCGAATATCAAGCTTTAAAGATCAATGATTCTTACACTGTAATGGCAGATGGAAAGAAAGTAGTCACACCCGCGAATGCTTTCAATGAAGTATTGCCTCGTTTTGCAGCCCAGGTACCCGATTACAATCATCTGAGAGAAATGGTGGTAACACATACAGGACTGGAAATAGGGGCCGTTATTTACCTCGACTATTCCATTCACACGAAAAAGGGATTTATGCCCGCATTTATGGGAGATGAATCTCTGATCGGGGAAGCACCAGTAAATGAGATGCGGCTTATCGTGCATATACCGGCAGATAAGCAACTGATGCAGAAAACCTTTAATATCCGGACAGCTCCGGAAGAGGCCACTGCCAATGGAATGAAGACTTACACCTGGGTATTCAGGAATTTACCTGCTGAAAAGTGGGATTCGCACCAGGATCATTCCATGGATCCGAGGGTTATTTTCAGCACGGAAGATCTGAAAAGAGCGTATTTCAGCATAGTAAAGCAGGATGCTTTCACATTCATGACTCCCCCGGAACTGGCTGCGATTGCGGCTGAAATAGCCAAAGCGGAAGGGGACAATCTGAAGACTATCATGAAATTGCAAGCTATAGTAAGTAAAGATTTAAACACATGGAATGTCCCTGGTATTTACAATGGGTTCCAATGCCGTACGCCCCAGGAAGTCTGGAAAAGCAACGGAGGCACTCCCATGGAGAAATCTGTTTTGCTGGCCTCCCTGCTTATGAATGCCGGGATCAATGCGCGGCCCTTGATGGTCTTTCCATCAAAATTCTATGATCCTTCTGTTGCCTGTCTGTCTTTAGCTGAATCCTTTCTTGTCCAGATTAATCCCCGTGAAACGGAGCAATGGATATTATCAGCCACCGGAACGGGCGACCGTAACCTGCGCTATGATCTTCCCGGACAAACTCTTCTCCTGTTGGATGGATCGGCCGAAAGCCTCCGCACGTTTGAATACCCGTTGGAAACGGCCATAGTTAACCTGGGTGCAGGATTGGTTATCCAGGATACCGCAAGAATGACAGGGACAATGACCCTGGAACTGACCCGGCAGTTCAATCCGTATTATCGTCTGAAAAATGATGCCGGACAGGCTGCAGGACTGATCTCAGGAGTTTCCAAATCCAATATAAAAAATTCTGAAGTAAAGAAACTCAGTGAATCAAAGTCCTTAACCACTTATGAACTCGAATGTGATAAACCCTTCCGCGGCTATGCAGGATATTTTTATCTTAATCTGCCCGAAAGCCGTGAAGGCTTCGAAAGCTGGAACATCCGTTTTCTGTCAGCTTACCGCGATGGAACCTATGTGCTACCCGACCTGCTTGACCAAACCAACGAATATTCTATTGTCTTTCCTGAAAGCATAGAACTGTTATCACCACTGCAGAACAGCGAACTTGACTATAGTTTCGGAAAACTCACGATCACGATGAAGCTCAAAGGAAATGAGTTACTGATCAAGAAACAGTTGCTGATCCGTGAAAGGATCATCAGGCAGGCAGATTATCAGGATTTACGTAATATGGTCAACGTCTGGATCAATCCCGGCCTGAGAGAGCTTGTTTTCAGATCCCGGACGTATTAA